One window of the Hemitrygon akajei chromosome 5, sHemAka1.3, whole genome shotgun sequence genome contains the following:
- the pjvk gene encoding pejvakin → MVVPCPSQCGCNSIGTDKGFLWIRMFAAATKNFVKQVGDTGRLKPVPDLSEADRYQPLSLVTKRTKSFFRKKKYSSTPFTLKDILVGDKEVSAGISSYQLLNYEDKSDVSLRGKMGDHVIHDVGMKVDGLYSVAVKASFGIVTKHEVEVPVLLSEIINRKIDMEHCLVRQLKERQRAVLCVVMESIRTTRQCSLTMHAGMRTKTRRFQIDNGQNHKGWDKALVIPAHTTIAFSVFELYIHLDGHFELCVTSESKGGYEKEQLTDQLGDLRSRFSVWKLRRCLSDFFYGSPFRSDDKGLDGNRNSDLYLEDLVADYYEKATSMTDVSTNYLRDNAHTRVNLLNNNIAKGPCALCGMGSSRRETVYGCLECSFNGQKYVRLHVVPCFDLWHRRLR, encoded by the exons ATGGTGGTACCGTGTCCAAGTCAGTGCG GATGTAACTCTATTGGAACAGATAAGGGTTTTCTGTGGATAAGAATGTTCGCTGCAGCCACAAAGAACTTTGTGAAACAGGTTGGAGATACAGGCAGACTGAAACCAGTTCCTGATCTGAGTGAGGCTGACAGATATCAACCACTCAGTCTCGTAACAAAACGGACAAAATCCTTTTTCCGGAAGAAGAAATACAGTTCTACTCCTTTCACTCTGAAGGACATTCTTGTTGGAGATAAAGAGGTTTCTGCTG GCATCTCTTCTTATCAGCTACTCAATTATGAAGATAAGTCAGATGTTTCTCTGAGGGGGAAAATGGGAGATCATGTTATTCATGATGTTGGAATGAAGGTTGATGGATTGTATTCAGTGGCAGTGAAAGCTTCATTTGGAATTGTAACAAAACATGAGGTTGAAGTTCCCGTTCTGCTGAGTGAGATCATCAACAG aaaaattgacatggaacaTTGCCTTGTCCGTCAGTTGAAAGAAAGGCAACGTGCTGTACTGTGCGTTGTCATGGAGAGCATCCGTACCACTCGACAATGCTCACTCACCATGCATGCAGGCATGAGAACAAAAACAAGGAGG TTTCAGATCGATAATGGACAAAATCACAAGGGCTGGGACAAAGCCCTTGTCATCCCAGCTCATACAACAATTGCATTTAGTGTATTTGAGCTTTATATCCATTTGGATGGCCATTTTG AATTGTGTGTAACATCGGAATCAAAAGGCGGTTATGAGAAGGAACAACTAACAGACCAGTTGGGCGATTTAAGGAGCCGGTTTTCAGTGTGGAAATTGCGACGATGCCTGTCTGACTTTTTTTATGGCAGCCCATTCAGATCAG ATGACAAAGGGCTGGACGGCAACAGGAATTCAGATCTTTACTTGGAGGATTTAGTTGCTGATTATTATGAAAAAGCTACCAGCATGACAGATGTTTCCACGAACTACCTTCGAGATAACGCACACACGCGAGTCAACCTTCTCAACAACAATATTGCCAAAGGACCCTGTGCTCTCTGTGGCATGGGAAGTTCCCGAAGAGAGACAGTGTATGGATGCCTTGAGTGCTCCTTCAATGGACAGAAATATGTGAGACTGCATGTGGTGCCGTGCTTTGATCTGTGGCACAGAAGACTGAGATAA